A single window of Doryrhamphus excisus isolate RoL2022-K1 chromosome 5, RoL_Dexc_1.0, whole genome shotgun sequence DNA harbors:
- the rex1bd gene encoding required for excision 1-B domain-containing protein: MVSTDFKGLIQRFYQLQSERLEAYRLFEEGHEAYLRTSPQYDFDHYKQLVHEITKAFSGISLEVLDIKEKFHQQFDRPDLSEHIEKLQCKEKQKLELTAQLQLARQRAQDHPEDDACQEKIHKLKHELITNKEALSDIMQDFKYDSEECD, translated from the exons ATG GTGTCTACAGATTTTAAAGGCCTGATCCAGAGGTTTTACCAGCTTCAGTCAGAGCGTCTGGAGGCATATCGACTCTTTGAGga AGGACACGAGGCCTACCTGAGAACCAGCCCCCAGTATGACTTCGACCACTACAAGCAACTGGTGCACGAGATAACCAAGGCCTTCAGTGGCATCTCTCTGGAGGTGCTAGACATAAAGGAGAAGTTCCACCAGCAGTTCGACCGACCCGACCTTTCAGAGCACATTGAGAAACTGCAGTGCAAAGAGAAGCAGAAGCTCGAACTG ACAGCCCAGCTGCAGCTGGCCAGACAGCGTGCTCAGGATCACCCTGAAGACGACGCCTGTCAAGAGAAGATCCACAAGCTCAAACACGA GCTCATCACGAACAAAGAGGCACTAAGCGACATCATGCAAGATTTTAAGTACGACTCGGAGGAGTGTGATTGA
- the fam78bb gene encoding protein FAM78B, which translates to MGCIQSIACNKSRIRRENIAVCELAATIDHCPTAIEEDSPIVLRYKTPYFKASARVVMPPIPRNETWVVGWIQACTQMEFYNTYGNIGMSSWELPQLREGHVRAISDSDGVSYPWYGNTTETVTIVGPTSKPSRFTVSMNDNFYPSVTWAVPVSESNTPLLTNIKRDQSFTTWLVALNAASREKILLHTIKWRMRVDIAVEPSRPLGYRARLVGRLHQEQPRVLSHMEQIPANAMGRPNANDAQVLMWRPRRGPPLVVIPPK; encoded by the exons ATGGGCTGCATCCAAAGCATCGCCTGCAACAAGTCGCGCATCCGGAGGGAGAACATTGCGGTGTGCGAGCTGGCGGCGACCATCGACCATTGCCCCACGGCCATAGAAGAGGACTCGCCCATTGTGCTCCGATACAAGACGCCCTATTTCAAAGCATCGGCGCGGGTCGTCATGCCGCCCATTCCGCGCAACGAGACGTGGGTGGTGGGCTGGATCCAGGCGTGCACCCAGATGGAGTTCTACAACACCTATGGAAACATTGGCAT GTCAAGCTGGGAGCTGCCTCAGCTGCGAGAAGGCCATGTGAGGGCCATCAGCGACTCAGACGGTGTCAGCTACCCCTGGTATGGTAACACCACCGAGACCGTCACAATCGTGGGTCCCACGTCCAAGCCGTCCCGCTTCACCGTTAGTATGAATGACAATTTCTACCCGAGCGTCACCTGGGCCGTGCCGGTGAGCGAATCCAACACGCCGTTGCTGACCAACATCAAGCGGGATCAGAGTTTCACCACCTGGCTGGTGGCCCTCAACGCCGCTTCCAGAGAGAAGATCTTGCTGCACACAATCAAATGGAGGATGAGGGTGGACATCGCCGTGGAGCCCTCTCGGCCTCTGGGCTACAGGGCCAGGCTTGTGGGCCGGCTGCACCAGGAGCAGCCACGGGTGTTGAGCCACATGGAGCAGATCCCCGCCAACGCCATGGGGAGGCCCAATGCCAATGACGCACAGGTTCTAATGTGGAGGCCCAGGAGAGGTCCTCCACTTGTAGTCATACCGCCCAAGTAG
- the slc35a3a gene encoding solute carrier family 35 member A3a yields the protein MATFRLKYLSLGVLVFQTTSLVLIMRYSRTLQAEGPRYLASSAVVVAEVMKIIICLLLVFKEHSYSVRALNSVLRQEIAYKPIETLKLAIPSGIYTLQNNLLYIALSNLDAATYQVTYQLKILTTALFSVSMLGRRLGVYQWLSLLILMAGVALVQWPSESSLGPEKEAAVSSGSQFVGVAAVLVACCSSGFAGVYFEKILKESKQSVWIRNIQLGMFGFVFGLAGMLSFEGDKVLELGMFQGYNTVTWTVVTLQALGGLVIAAVIKYADNILKGFATSLSIILSTLISYFWLQDFEPTGVFFSGAILVIMATFLYGYEGKVAPNPSRA from the exons ATGGCTACTTTCCGGCTAAAGTACCTCTCTCTGGGGGTGCTGGTGTTCCAGACCACCTCTTTGGTGCTTATCATGCGATACTCCCGCACCCTGCAGGCCGAGGGCCCGCGGTACCTGGCCTCCTCTGCAGTGGTGGTGGCAGAGGTCATGAAGATCATCATCTGTTTGCTGCTCGTCTTTAAAGAACATA GCTACAGCGTGCGAGCTTTAAACAGCGTTCTCCGGCAGGAAATTGCCTACAAACCCATAGAAACATTGAAGCTGGCCATTCCATCCGGCATCTACACCCTGCAGAACAACCTGCTCTACATCGCTCTGTCCAACTTGGATGCCGCCACGTACCAG GTCACCTACCAACTAAAGATCCTGACCACAGCTCTGTTTTCTGTGTCCATGCTGGGTCGTAGGCTGGGCGTCTACCAATGGCTGTCTTTGCTCATCCTCATGGCTGGAGTGGCTCTTGTGCAG TGGCCATCTGAATCATCGCTGGGCCCTGAGAAGGAGGCTGCCGTGTCCTCAGGCTCTCAGTTTGTGGGCGTTGCAGCGGTTCTGGTGGCGTGTTGCTCCAGCGGCTTTGCTGGCGTCTACTTTGAGAAGATCCTAAAGGAGAGCAAACAGAGCGTCTGGATCCGCAACATTCAGCTAG ggATGTTTGGCTTTGTGTTTGGCTTGGCCGGGATGCTGTCCTTTGAAGGCGATAAAGTACTGGAATTGGGAATGTTCCAGGGATACAACACAGTCACCTGGACAGTTGTCACGCTGCAG GCGCTGGGTGGTCTGGTCATAGCAGCGGTCATCAAGTATGCTGACAATATTCTCAAAGGCTTCGCCACGTCGCTCTCCATCATCCTGTCCACGCTTATTTCATACTTCTGGTTACAGGACTTTGAGCCCACAGG AGTTTTCTTCTCTGGAGCCATCCTCGTCATCATGGCCACATTTCTCTACGGCTACGAAGGCAAGGTGGCCCCCAATCCCAGCAGGGCGTGA
- the notch2 gene encoding neurogenic locus notch homolog protein 2 yields MEQMPGFSSGKSLVLILGFIHLSLALQCVDNKAPCVNNATCQTFSNGTGYCRCAPGFLGEYCHHKDPCHPGFCLNGGNCSVSMLAGVPVPGSATCMCPLGFIGQHCHIPQNSTCYPNNPCANKGVCTLLSLDKYTCNCARGWTGPRCEYEDSCLSSPCGNGGSCRSLPGGSYMCYCPPGYTGLRCLNDTNECAATPSICQNEGECVNTPGSYKCICGLGFTGRHCESSYIPCFPSPCLNGGTCHQNSETSYSCHCLPGFNGTNCENNIDDCPGHQCENGGTCMDGVNTYNCQCPPEWTGQHCTEDVDECRLQPNTCQNGGTCNNLAGGYVCVCVNGWSGPDCSENIDDCATAACTQGSTCIDRVASFICFCPKGKTGLLCHIDDACISNPCREGSQCDTNPISGMFNCNCPPGYVGSTCNVDRDECSIGSNPCEHGGQCVNTDGSFTCNCVRGYTGPRCEQDVNECASNPCQNDGTCLDRIGDYTCICMPGFEGTHCETEVNECLSSPCLNQGKCLDQVSRFVCECPAGFSGEMCQIDIDECSSTPCLNGAKCIDRPNGYDCECAEGFTGLLCEENINDCQPEPCHHGVCKDGIATFSCECQPGYMGSICNIQVQECHSNPCQNRGRCIDLVNAYQCNCPSGTAGVNCEINEDDCASNPCEYGECQDGINEYKCVCSPGYTGIKCDVDINECDSNPCMSGGTCIDKINAFHCLCPPSTHGPLCLSGIDHCEHQPCVHGQCVEQQHGYHCECEAGWVGQHCEQEKDECQPNPCQNGGSCVDRHNGYTCVCQPGFRGVNCEKNIDECASNPCQNQGFCIDRVNGYTCQCSPPFTGKNCREELAPCASHPCERGGVCRPTADYTSYTCRCPAGWQGPRCSEDVNECKKNPCRNGGRCVNSPGSYMCKCEPGYSGHNCQTDVDDCSPNPCLNGGSCMDDVGDFACKCHPGFEGVRCETEIDECASQPCWNGANCRDYVNSFVCECRPGFDGILCEHNIQECTESSCLNNGSCIDDINTFTCRCRPGFYGTFCEYEQNECDSQPCKNGGVCTDGLGTYRCTCPVGYSGYNCQNFVNLCSRVRCHNGGSCSQTATSWTCHCQIGWTGRYCDVPNMSCQDFAARNGLEVENVCKNAGRCVNVGNSHQCQCQPGYTGSYCEDMVDECQSNPCRNGATCKDYQSTYECICKPGYQGVNCEYDVDECHSKPCLHGGTCINLINHFTCACPPGTQGLQCEVNVDDCAPRPGSSEPRCLNGGQCVDGIGRYACSCPPGFVGEHCEGDLNECLSAPCHAPGSLDCVQLINDYQCRCRLGYTGRHCESMVDLCLSKPCHNTGVCSMNMSSVHGYTCSCPPGFAGFNCGELEGYSCAKLHCQNGGSCVESPIGQLYCQCQPGFSGPHCEDKQTCPSPCQHGGTCISDPSNPYLYSCRCPTHFSGRYCENKVAVPRTPSCPYVQCEHQAGDKVCDTQCNNHECQWDGGDCSLNWNQPWVNCTANVPCWDYFKNGRCDKECDNPGCLFDSFECQDNTQSTCKYDKYCADHYGNLVCDRSCNTEACGWDGLDCASDTPAKVIDGTLVIVVRLQPKELLEDLGGFLRSLGALLHTNLKVKFDENKEPMVYPFYGLEDEHGRRLQRSRGKREMEREVIGSVVHLQIDNRECSQKSENCFSNTNEAASFIAAAHIKADLPYPLVSVNSDLTGTPDKLFPMYMVGVAVVIILLILVLGMLAAKRKHKHGLLWLPDGFMATKNDKRREPVGQDDFDMTNFKTQDGAIDGCQGQRWLEDEVPAKIPRTEGKPLLSISPDGGVDQREWTLQHRKAADVILTPPQADLDTDCLDVNVKGPDGFTPLMLASLRNGGGPDCSMHLDEEEESGGDEPGPSVISDLIAQGASLMAQTDRTGETALHLAARYARADAAKRLLDAGADPNAHDNMGRTPLHAAVAADAQGVFQILIRNRATDLDARMNDGTTPLVLAARLAVEGMVEELIHCHADINAVDDHGKSALHWAAAVNNVEATLVLLKNGANRDMQDNKEETPLFLAAREGSFEAAQVLLDHYSNRDITDHLDRLPRDTAQERMHHDIVRLLDQYNLVHSPHNGPNHMGGNSSVMCGANGAGFIGMRPGPQGKKSRRGGAKMGGVGGGAKEPKDMKAKRRKKPAGGEGAAAGAGGGNGGGGGGSGVNGVKAAIPESSVTMSPVDSLESPHSYTGDVSVSASASTTANSPPLLSSPGTRPMLPPVSHMLGQQQQAWVGMTKHSYSSHMFGLVPHQIGGSHRSMAQHHSQGPMLTPMNVTMSREQLPPIVTFQMMAPGGGQAMLKQPQQGRLQVTQAQPQNPNAGHSQPGPGHLHCSQGMMYQMPEQMSMAHGLSHPMQHPHTVTHGGLEGQPRPLPSYPPMQSPVDKYPTPPSQHSFTPAGSEGTTPGHSAHPPSEHPYLTPSPESPDPWSSSSPHSNSDWSDVTTSPTPLGNAHHTLPSAHHTHIPEQVQLQAQSQQQQVQQTSQQPTLGSRQVFA; encoded by the exons ATGTGCACCAGGCTTCCTGGGAGAATATTGCCACCATAAGGACCCCTGCCACCCCGGCTTCTGCCTGAATGGTGGGAATTGCTCCGTGTCCATGCTAGCTGGCGTACCTGTACCCGGCAGCGCCACCTGTATGTGCCCGCTCGGCTTCATCGGACAGCACTGCCACATTCCTCAGAACTCCACGTGCTACCCCAACAACCCCTGTGCCAACAAAGGCGTCTGCACCTTGCTGTCCCTTGACAAATATACTTGCAACTGCGCCAGAGGATGGACAG GACCACGCTGTGAGTACGAGGACAGCTGCCTCTCTAGTCCTTGCGGCAACGGTGGATCGTGTCGCTCTTTGCCAGGCGGGAGCTACATGTGTTACTGTCCACCTGGTTACACAGGTCTTCGCTGCCTCAATGACACAAACGAATGTGCCGCCACACCCTCAATATGTCAGAATGAAGGAGAGTGTGTCAACACCCCTGGCTCTTACAA GTGTATCTGCGGCCTTGGTTTCACTGGTCGACACTGCGAAAGCTCCTACATCCCTTGTTTTCCTTCCCCCTGTCTGAATGGAGGCACATGCCACCAGAACTCTGAAACCAGCTACTCGTGCCACTGCCTTCCAG GATTCAATGGGACCAACTGTGAGAACAACATTGATGACTGCCCAGGTCATCAATGTGAAAATGGTGGAACCTGCATGGATGGAGTCAACACATACAACTGCCAGTGCCCTCCCGAGTGGACTG GTCAGCACTGCACAGAAGATGTGGATGAATGTCGCCTACAACCCAACACTTGCCAGAACGGCGGCACCTGCAACAACCTCGCCGGTggttatgtatgtgtgtgcgtcaATGGTTGGAGCGGGCCAGACTGCTCAGAAAATATTGACGACTGTGCTACGGCGGCTTGCACTCAAGGCTCCACGTGCATTGATCGTGTTGCCTCTTTTATTTGCTTCTGCCCCAAAGGAAAAACAG GTTTACTTTGCCATATAGATGACGCCTGTATCAGCAACCCTTGTAGGGAGGGCTCCCAATGTGACACCAACCCCATCAGTGGCATGTTCAACTGTAACTGTCCGCCAGGGTATGTTGGCAGCACCTGCAACGTGGACAGAGACGAGTGCAGCATTG GaagcaacccttgtgagcatGGTGGTCAGTGTGTGAACACCGACGGGTCCTTCACATGTAATTGTGTGAGGGGTTACACCGGCCCACGTTGTGAACAAGATGTCAATGAGTGCGCATCAAACCCCTGCCAGAATGACGGCACTTGTTTGGACCGCATCGGAGACTACACTTGCATCTGCATGCCTG GTTTTGAGGGCACTCACTGTGAGACGGAGGTGAATGAGTGTCTCAGCTCCCCCTGCTTGAACCAGGGTAAATGCCTGGACCAAGTCAGCCGCTTTGTTTGCGAGTGTCCAGCAG GTTTCAGCGGTGAAATGTGCCAGATAGACATCGATGAGTGTTCAAGCACACCCTGTTTAAATGGAGCCAAGTGCATCGACCGACCTAATGGATATGACTGTGAATGTGCTGAAG GCTTTACAGGTCTACTTTGTGAAGAGAACATCAATGACTGCCAGCCAGAGCCGTGTCACCATGGTGTGTGTAAGGACGGTATCGCCACCTTCTCCTGTGAGTGCCAGCCAGGATACATGGGCTCCATCTGCAACATCCAAGTCCAGGAGTGCCACAGCAACCCTTGTCAGAACCGAGGACGATGCATTGACCTTGTCAATGCCTACCAATGTAACTGTCCATCTGGAACTGCAG GGGTGAATTGTGAGATAAATGAAGATGACTGTGCCAGCAACCCATGCGAGTACGGCGAGTGCCAGGATGGCATTAATGAGTACAAGTGTGTGTGCTCCCCAGGATACACGG GAATTAAATGTGACGTGGATATCAACGAGTGTGACTCCAATCCATGTATGAGTGGAGGGACCTGCATTGACAAGATTAATGCATTCCACTGCCTATGCCCACCCAGCACCCATGGACCCTTGTGTCTCTCAGGGATCGACCATTGTGAACATCAGCCTTGCGTACATGGGCAATGTGTTGAACAGCAGCATGG CTACCACTGTGAGTGTGAAGCCGGCTGGGTAGGACAACACTGCGAGCAGGAAAAGGACGAGTGCCAGCCTAATCCGTGCCAAAATGGTGGCTCTTGTGTGGACCGACATAATGGCTACACATGTGTGTGCCAACCTGGATTCAGAG GTGTGAACTGCGAGAAGAACATAGATGAATGTGCGTCAAATCCCTGTCAAAATCAAGGCTTTTGTATCGACAGAGTCAACGGTTACACTTGCCAGTGTAGTCCACCATTCACAG GTAAAAACTGCAGAGAAGAGCTTGCCCCTTGTGCCTCTCATCCGTGCGAGAGGGGAGGAGTGTGTCGTCCAACTGCAGACTACACCTCCTACACCTGTCGATGTCCTGCTGGATGGCAAG GGCCACGTTGCAGTGAGGATGTAAATGAATGCAAAAAGAATCCCTGCAGGAACGGCGGCCGCTGTGTAAACAGCCCAGGCAGCTACATGTGTAAATGTGAGCCTGGATACAGCGGACACAACTGTCAGACAGATGTGGACGATTGTTCACCCA ACCCATGCTTAAATGGAGGCTCTTGCATGGATGATGTTGGAGATTTCGCCTGCAAGTGCCATCCAGGATTTGAAGGGGTCCGGTGCGAGACCGAGATTGATGAGTGTGCCAGCCAACCCTGCTGGAATGGAGCCAACTGCCGGGATTATGTCAACAGCTTTGTTTGCGAATGTCGGCCAGGCTTTGATGGAATCCTGTGTGAACACAACATCCAGGAATGCACAGAAAG ctcTTGCCTGAATAACGGGTCGTGTATTGATGACATCAACACCTTTACATGTCGCTGCCGACCCGGTTTCTACGGCACATTCTGCGAATATGAACAAAACGAATGTGACTCCCAACCTTGTAAGAATGGCGGTGTCTGCACTGATGGCTTGGGTACCTACCGATGCACCTGCCCCGTGGGCTACAGTGGATACAACTGCCAG AATTTTGTCAACTTGTGCAGCCGGGTGCGCTGTCACAACGGCGGCTCCTGCTCTCAGACAGCAACGTCCTGGACCTGTCATTGTCAAATAGGATGGACAGGGCGTTACTGTGACGTACCCAATATGTCTTGCCAGGACTTTGCTGCCAGGAATG GTCTGGAAGTGGAGAATGTTTGTAAAAATGCAGGGCGGTGTGTAAACGTGGGGAACTCCCACCAGTGCCAGTGCCAGCCAGGATACACAGGGAGCTACTGTGAAGACATGGTTGACGAATGCCAGTCCAATCCTTGTCGCAATGGAGCAACATGCAAGGATTATCAGAGTACATACGAATGTATT TGTAAGCCAGGCTACCAGGGGGTGAACTGTGAGTATGATGTTGACGAGTGCCACTCAAAGCCCTGTCTCCATGGGGGAACGTGCATCAACCTAATCAACCACTTCACCTGTGCCTGCCCACCTGGAACACAGG GGCTGCAGTGTGAAGTGAACGTGGATGACTGTGCACCCAGGCCGGGCTCATCGGAGCCTCGCTGTCTGAATGGGGGACAGTGTGTTGACGGCATAGGGCGTTATGCATGCTCCTGCCCGCCAGGATTTGTGGGGGAACACTGTGAGGGCGATCTGAACGAGTGCCTGTCTGCACCCTGCCACGCCCCCGGAAGCCTTGACTGTGTACAACTTATCAATGATTATCAGTGCCGCTGCCGCCTTGGATACACAg GTCGTCATTGTGAATCCATGGTCGATTTGTGTCTGTCCAAGCCGTGCCATAACACTGGCGTCTGCTCCATGAACATGAGCTCTGTCCATGGCTACACCTGCTCCTGTCCTCCT gGCTTTGCTGGCTTCAACTGTGGTGAACTGGAAGGCTACAGCTGTGCCAAGCTCCATTGTCAGAATGGTGGGAGCTGCGTTGAGTCACCAATCGGCCAGCTCTACTGTCAGTGCCAGCCAGGCTTTAGCGGGCCACACTGTGAGGACAAGCAGACTTGCCCATCTCCCTGCCAGCATGGTGGAACCTGCATTAGCGACCCTTCCAACCCGTACCTGTACAGCTGCCGCTGCCCCACACACTTCTCAGGACGATACTGTGAGAACAAAGTGGCCGTGCCTCGCACGCCTTCCTGCCCATATGTTCAGTGTGAGCATCAGGCGGGGGATAAAGTGTGTGACACTCAGTGTAACAATCATGAATGTCAGTGGGATGGAGGAGACTGCTCGCTAAACTGGAACCAGCCTTGGGTGAACTGCACTGCCAATGTTCCTTGCTGGGATTACTTTAAAAATGGTCGTTGCGACAAGGAGTGCGACAACCCCGGCTGCCTTTTTGACAGCTTTGAGTGCCAGGACAACACGCAGAGCACCTGCAA GTATGACAAGTACTGTGCAGACCACTACGGTAACCTAGTCTGCGACAGAAGCTGCAACACAGAGGCCTGTGGCTGGGACGGCCTAGACTGTGCCAGTGATACTCCAGCCAAAGTGATAGACGGCACCCTTGTTATTGTGGTTCGACTGCAGCCTAAGGAATTGCTTGAGGACTTGGGTGGTTTTTTGCGGTCCCTGGGAGCCCTGCTACACACCAACCTGAAGGTGAAGTTTGATGAAAATAAGGAGCCAATGGTGTACCCATTCTACGGGCTGGAGGATGAGCACGGACGGCGCCTCCAGAGAAGCAGAGGCAAGCGTGAAATGGAGAGAGAGGTTATTGG TTCTGTGGTGCACCTGCAAATTGACAACCGAGAATGTTCCCAGAAATCCGAAAACTGTTTCTCCAACACCAATGAAGCTGCTTCCTTCATTGCAGCAGCACACATCAAGGCTGACCTTCCCTATCCTCTAGTGTCTGTgaaca GTGACCTGACGGGTACACCAGACAAATTGTTTCCCATGTATATGGTCGGAGTTGCAGTTGTTATCATTCTGCTTATTCTGGTGTTGGGGATGCTCGCGGCCAAGAGGAAGCATAAACATGGTCTGCTGTGGCTGCCTGATGGCTTCATGGCCACGAAAAATGACAAGAGGAGAGAACCTGTTGGGCAAGATGACTTTGACATGAC AAACTTCAAGACTCAGGATGGAGCCATTGATGGATGTCAGGGTCAGAGGTGGTTGGAGGATGAGGTTCCAGCAAAGATTCCAAGG ACTGAAGGCAAGCCCTTGCTATCTATTTCTCCGGACGGAGGGGTTGATCAAAGGGAGTGGACCCTGCAACATCGCAAGGCGGCTGATGTCATACTAACCCCACCACAGGCAGACTTGGATACAGACTGTCTGGACGTCAATGTAAAGGGGCCTG ATGGCTTTACCCCACTGATGCTGGCTTCTCTGCGCAATGGCGGCGGCCCCGACTGCTCAATGCATttagatgaggaggaggagagtggAGGAGATGAGCCAGGGCCGAGTGTCATCTCTGACCTGATTGCTCAGGGTGCTTCACTCATGGCCCAGACTGATCGCACGGGAGAGACGGCACTCCACCTGGCCGCACGCTACGCGAGGGCTGACGCTGCCAAGAGGCTGCTGGATGCTGGCGCTGATCCCAATGCCCATGACAACATGGGAAGAACCCCCTTGCACGCTGCTGTGGCCGCAGATGCACAGGGAGTCTTTCAG ATTCTGATTCGCAATCGTGCAACAGATCTGGATGCCCGAATGAATGATGGCACCACGCCGCTAGTGCTAGCAGCCAGGTTGGCTGTGGAGGGCATGGTGGAAGAGTTGATCCATTGCCATGCTGACATCAATGCTGTCGATGACCATG GCAAGTCCGCTCTTCACTGGGCTGCAGCAGTTAACAACGTAGAGGCGACTCTTGTGCTCTTGAAGAATGGAGCCAACCGTGACATGCAAGACAATAAG GAGGAGACACCACTGTTTCTGGCAGCCAGGGAGGGCAGCTTTGAAGCAGCTCAGGTGCTCCTTGACCACTACTCCAATCGTGACATCACCGATCACCTGGATCGGCTGCCCAGAGACACAGCTCAAGAAAGAATGCATCACGACATCGTCCGCTTACTGGACCAGTACAATTTGGTTCACAGCCCCCACAACGGGCCCAATCACATGGGAGGGAACTCCTCGGTGATGTGCGGAGCCAATGGAGCTGGCTTTATCGGTATGCGACCTGGGCCGCAGGGGAAAAAGAGCCGCAGGGGTGGGGCAAAGATGGGAGGTGTTGGCGGGGGAGCCAAGGAGCCGAAAGACATGAAAGCAAAGCGAAGAAAGAAGCCTGCCGGAGGGGAGGGGGCAGCTGCAGGTGCTGGAGGAGgaaatggtggtggtggtggtggcagcGGCGTAAATGGTGTGAAGGCAGCAATTCCAGAGAGCTCTGTCACCATGTCACCTGTTGACTCCCTGGAATCGCCACACTCCTACACAGGTGACGTGTCCGTCTCCGCCTCCGCTTCCACCACTGCCAACTCGCCTCCCCTCCTGAGCAGCCCAGGCACCCGACCAATGCTGCCGCCTGTCAGCCACATGCtgggccagcagcagcaggcctgGGTGGGCATGACCAAGCACAGCTACAGCAGCCACATGTTCGGCCTTGTGCCGCACCAAATAGGGGGATCCCACCGAAGCATGGCTCAGCACCACAGCCAGGGCCCCATGCTGACCCCCATGAATGTCACCATGAGCAGGGAGCAGCTGCCCCCCATTGTTACCTTCCAGATGATGGCCCCAGGGGGAGGACAGGCAATGCTGAAGCAGCCTCAGCAAGGCCGCTTGCAGGTTACCCAGGCACAGCCGCAGAACCCCAATGCGGGTCACTCCCAGCCGGGGCCAGGCCACCTCCACTGCAGCCAGGGGATGATGTACCAGATGCCTGAGCAGATGAGCATGGCGCACGGGCTCTCCCACCCGATGCAGCACCCCCACACCGTCACCCACGGGGGGCTTGAGGGCCAACCTCGACCACTGCCTTCATATCCGCCCATGCAGAGCCCCGTGGATAAGTACCCCACACCACCCTCCCAGCACAGCTTCACCCCGGCTGGATCCGAGGGCACCACCCCCGGCCACTCTGCGCACCCTCCCAGCGAGCACCCCTATCTCACCCCCTCTCCCGAATCTCCTGACCCTTGGTCATCCTCTTCTCCACACTCCAACTCGGACTGGTCTGACGTCACCACTAGCCCCACCCCTCTGGGGAACGCCCACCATACACTGCCGTCggcccaccacacacacattccagaGCAGGTGCAGCTGCAGGCGCAATCGCAGCAGCAGCAAGTGCAGCAGACCTCCCAGCAGCCTACGCTTGGAAGTAGGCAAGTGTTTGCATAG